In the genome of Syngnathoides biaculeatus isolate LvHL_M chromosome 14, ASM1980259v1, whole genome shotgun sequence, one region contains:
- the evx2 gene encoding homeobox even-skipped homolog protein 2 → MMERIRKEMILMERGLHSPVAAKRLADSAGNSVLEALENSQHGGRLSPRITSASLHGSLGDMPSKGKFEIDSLFGSHQGSEHSPPADISSSESRKKMSLYSEVSQESDINSDVEVGCPTHRSPSQHKENNKGYSDSGSSNTSSSSLSGMNGNSTGASSNNSNADQVRRYRTAFTREQIGRLEKEFYRENYVSRPRRCELAAALNLPETTIKVWFQNRRMKDKRQRLAMSWPHPADPSFYTYMMTHAAATGSLPYPFHSHMPLHYYPHVGVTAAAAAAAASGAASSPFATSIRPLDTFRALSHPYSRPELLCSFRHPGLYQSPAGLNSSAAAASAAAAAAAAAAAAGAPSAGAPCSCLSCHSSQAAGALGSRATGADFTCTASGQRSESGFLPYSAAVLSKTSVPSPDQREETSLNR, encoded by the exons ATGATGGAGAGGATAAGAAAGGAGATGATACTGATGGAGAGGGGGCTGCACAGTCCGGTGGCCGCCAAAAGGCTCGCGGATTCGGCCGGGAATTCCGTGCTGGAGGCCTTGGAGAACTCCCAGCACGGAGGACGCCTGAGCCCGAGAATAACCTCCGCTTCCCTGCACGGAAGTCTCGGGGACATGCCGAGTAAAGGCAAGTTCGAGATCGATAGCCTCTTCGGGTCACACCAGGGCAGCGAGCACAGCCCCCCGGCGGACATTTCGTCGTCAGAGAGCCGCAAGAAAATGAGCCTTTACTCGGAGGTTTCCCAGGAATCTGACATCAACAGTGATGTGGAAGTGGGCTGCCCCACGCATCGCTCCCCCAGCCAGCACAAGGAGAACAACAAAG GTTATTCCGACTCTGGCTCCTCCAACACAAGTTCGAGCTCCCTGTCCGGTATGAACGGAAACTCCACGGGGGCGTCGAGCAACAACTCCAACGCTGATCAAGTCAGGAGGTACCGCACAGCCTTCACCAGGGAGCAAATTGGACGCCTGGAGAAAGAGTTTTACAGGGAAAATTACGTCTCCAGGCCGAGAAGATGTGAACTGGCTGCTGCTCTCAACCTGCCCGAAACCACCAtcaag GTGTGGTTCCAGAACAGGCGCATGAAGGACAAGCGGCAGAGACTGGCTATGTCGTGGCCACACCCGGCGGATCCCAGCTTCTACACTTACATGATGACCCACGCGGCGGCCACGGGGAGCCTACCTTACCCGTTCCACTCCCACATGCCGCTGCACTACTACCCGCACGTTGGCGTCAcggctgccgccgccgccgcagccgccTCGGGGGCTGCGTCGTCGCCCTTCGCCACCTCCATCCGGCCCCTCGACACTTTCCGCGCCCTCTCGCACCCCTACTCTCGGCCGGAGCTCCTGTGCAGCTTCCGTCACCCGGGACTGTACCAGTCACCGGCGGGCCTCAACAGCTCCGCCGCCGCGGCGTCCGCAGCGGCGGCCGCGGCAGCAGCGGCCGCGGCCGCCGGCGCTCCGTCAGCCGGCGCTCCTTGCTCATGTCTCAGCTGCCACAGCAGCCAAGCGGCCGGCGCGCTCGGCTCCAGGGCAACCGGCGCCGACTTCACCTGCACTGCATCGGGACAGAGGTCCGAGAGTGGATTTTTGCCGTACTCGGCGGCTGTCCTCAGCAAGACATCCGTCCCGTCGCCGGACCAGCGAGAGGAAACGTCACTCAACAGATAA